One Orrella dioscoreae genomic window carries:
- a CDS encoding MFS transporter produces the protein MSPADPDASSPAGAAADGLPTPRRHWAALTLLTAMSLAVLDATIANVALPTIAADLDTTPASAVWIVNAYNLTVVMLLLPLSAVAERVGFRRMFCIGLTVFLLGSLASALSGSLASLVLARVFQATGSASLMCLFGGLVRNIYPLRMMGRGISWNAMTVGIMTVLGPTIGAGILSLASWQWIFAINLPIGLLAFLGVRMLPDVPGTRKPFDLPSAVLCMIMLACFILGIDHLASHTVRSLGLLAVAAALAVWLVRRALAQPEPLVPVDLLRIPSLAYAVAASALSFAAQMSAFVAFPFYFQQERGLDALTTGLLLSAWPLGAALMAPPAGRLSDRYSAAMLAGIGAGTMAVGLAVLSALPLDVPLSWTAAAMFLAGVGFGFFQTPNNRAMLTSAPRHRSGAAGGLQATTRVFGQSFGTALVAIAFGLAALRGPTLALAFSSACAVLAVAVNGVRLKRLRP, from the coding sequence TTGAGCCCGGCGGATCCCGACGCGTCTTCCCCTGCCGGGGCGGCGGCCGATGGCCTGCCCACGCCCCGGCGCCATTGGGCCGCGCTGACGCTGCTGACCGCGATGTCGCTGGCGGTGCTGGACGCCACCATCGCCAACGTCGCGCTGCCCACCATCGCGGCCGACCTGGACACGACGCCGGCGTCCGCGGTCTGGATCGTCAACGCCTACAACCTCACGGTTGTCATGCTGTTGCTGCCGCTCTCGGCGGTGGCGGAGCGCGTGGGCTTCCGGCGCATGTTCTGTATCGGGCTCACCGTGTTCCTGCTGGGTTCCCTGGCCAGCGCGCTGTCGGGGTCGCTGGCATCGCTGGTGCTGGCGCGGGTCTTCCAGGCCACGGGTTCGGCCAGCCTCATGTGCCTCTTCGGCGGACTGGTGCGCAACATCTATCCCCTGCGCATGATGGGCCGGGGCATCAGCTGGAACGCCATGACGGTCGGCATCATGACCGTGCTGGGGCCGACCATCGGCGCGGGCATCCTGTCGCTGGCCTCGTGGCAGTGGATCTTCGCCATCAATCTTCCCATCGGCTTGCTGGCCTTCCTGGGCGTGCGCATGCTGCCTGACGTGCCGGGCACCCGCAAGCCTTTCGACCTGCCCAGCGCGGTGCTTTGCATGATCATGCTGGCCTGCTTCATCCTGGGTATCGATCACCTGGCCTCCCACACGGTCCGCTCGCTGGGCCTGCTTGCCGTGGCGGCCGCGCTGGCCGTCTGGCTGGTGCGCCGTGCGCTGGCGCAGCCCGAGCCGCTGGTGCCGGTGGACCTGCTGCGCATTCCGTCGCTGGCCTACGCGGTCGCCGCCTCGGCGTTGTCCTTCGCGGCGCAGATGTCGGCGTTCGTGGCGTTTCCCTTCTACTTCCAGCAGGAGCGCGGCCTGGATGCGCTGACGACTGGCCTGCTGCTGTCGGCCTGGCCGCTGGGCGCGGCCCTCATGGCCCCGCCCGCGGGACGCCTGTCGGACCGCTATTCCGCCGCGATGCTGGCCGGCATCGGCGCGGGCACCATGGCGGTGGGGCTGGCCGTGCTGTCGGCCTTGCCGCTGGACGTGCCTCTGTCGTGGACGGCGGCGGCCATGTTCCTGGCCGGCGTGGGCTTCGGCTTCTTCCAGACGCCGAACAACCGCGCCATGCTGACCTCGGCGCCCCGCCACCGCAGCGGGGCGGCGGGTGGCCTGCAGGCCACCACCCGGGTCTTCGGCCAGAGTTTCGGCACTGCGCTGGTGGCCATCGCCTTCGGCCTGGCGGCCTTGCGCGGGCCCACGCTGGCGCTGGCCTTCAGCAGCGCCTGTGCCGTGCTGGCCGTGGCCGTCAACGGCGTCAGGCTGAAGAGGCTACGGCCATAG
- a CDS encoding DUF1624 domain-containing protein codes for MSSPAAPPSSRLLAIDALRGLVIVIMLLDHVRETVFLHHQVGDPMDAAATEPVLFFSRLLAHLCAPVFVFLTGLSAWLYGQKAGSTREVAAFLAKRGLFLVALEVIVVNFAWTGQFPPTVVYLQVIWAIGLSMLALAALVWLPRTALVMVGVALVAGHNALDGVHFAAGHAMHVPWAILHDRGWLAVSESLRLRTSYPVLPWIGVIALGYAAGPWFGKATAPALRARWLWTAGLSALAAFTLLRAFNAYGQAQTWQPQDTLLRTIMDVVNITKYPPSLFFLLLTLGLGLLLLACIERAGEARWVRALCVYGAAPMFFYLLHLYVLKGLYLVCVAVWGLNQGKYFGVDSMAAVWLITVLLAVALYLPVRAFGRLKARRRDIAWLKYL; via the coding sequence ATGTCTTCCCCCGCTGCCCCCCCCTCTTCCCGCCTTCTCGCCATCGACGCCCTGCGCGGCCTGGTCATCGTGATCATGCTGCTGGACCACGTGCGCGAGACCGTCTTCCTGCATCACCAGGTCGGCGACCCGATGGACGCGGCCGCGACCGAACCCGTGCTGTTCTTCTCGCGCCTGCTGGCCCATCTGTGCGCGCCGGTGTTCGTCTTCCTGACCGGCCTGTCGGCCTGGCTTTACGGCCAGAAGGCGGGCAGCACACGCGAGGTGGCGGCCTTTCTTGCCAAGCGCGGCCTGTTCCTGGTGGCGCTGGAAGTCATCGTGGTGAACTTCGCGTGGACAGGCCAGTTCCCGCCCACCGTGGTCTACCTGCAGGTGATCTGGGCCATCGGCCTGTCGATGCTGGCACTGGCCGCGCTGGTGTGGCTGCCCCGCACGGCGCTGGTGATGGTCGGCGTGGCGCTGGTGGCGGGCCACAACGCGCTGGACGGCGTGCACTTCGCGGCGGGGCACGCCATGCATGTGCCCTGGGCCATCCTGCATGACCGCGGCTGGCTGGCAGTGAGCGAATCGCTGCGCCTGCGCACCTCGTATCCGGTGCTGCCGTGGATCGGCGTGATCGCGCTGGGCTACGCGGCCGGCCCCTGGTTCGGCAAGGCGACCGCGCCTGCCCTGCGTGCGCGCTGGCTGTGGACCGCCGGCCTGTCGGCCCTGGCGGCCTTCACGCTCCTGCGCGCTTTCAACGCCTATGGCCAGGCACAGACCTGGCAGCCGCAGGACACCCTGCTGCGCACCATCATGGATGTCGTGAACATCACGAAGTATCCGCCCTCGCTTTTCTTCCTGCTGCTGACGCTGGGCCTGGGCCTGTTGTTGCTGGCATGCATCGAACGCGCGGGCGAGGCCCGCTGGGTGCGCGCCCTGTGCGTGTATGGCGCGGCGCCGATGTTCTTCTATCTTCTGCACCTGTATGTGCTGAAGGGGCTGTACCTGGTGTGCGTGGCCGTGTGGGGCCTGAACCAGGGCAAATACTTCGGCGTGGACAGCATGGCTGCCGTGTGGCTGATCACGGTGCTGCTGGCCGTGGCGCTGTACCTGCCGGTGCGCGCCTTCGGGCGCCTGAAGGCGCGCCGCCGCGACATCGCGTGGCTGAAGTATCTGTGA
- a CDS encoding UDP-glucose dehydrogenase family protein — translation MKITVIGTGYVGLVTGACLADMGNNVMCLDVDEAKVAMLREGRIPIYEPGLEELVQRNVEASRLQFTNDIEASVAFGDVQFIAVGTPPGEDGSADLQYVLAAARNIGRHMANRKVIVDKSTVPVGTADNVRAAVAEVLAERGVELPFGVVSNPEFLKEGSAVKDFMGPERIIVGADSDEDVAVMRRIYGPFQRTHDRLMVMDLRSAELTKYAANAMLATRISFMNEMAGLAEALGADIEHVRRGIGADSRIGYHFLYPGAGYGGSCFPKDVQALIRTADEFGLPMRVVHAVEATNVEQKRALARKAIARFGEDLSGRTFALWGLAFKPNTDDMREAPSLEVIDELTRRGARVCAHDPVAMHEAGKLLAGNDRVTLADDMYAALEGADALIIVTEWKVFRAPDFERVKRALKTPVIFDGRNLYDPADLRDLGFDYEGIGRR, via the coding sequence ATGAAGATCACCGTGATAGGCACGGGGTATGTGGGGCTGGTCACCGGCGCCTGCCTGGCCGACATGGGCAACAACGTCATGTGCCTGGACGTGGACGAGGCCAAGGTGGCCATGCTGCGCGAAGGCCGCATCCCCATCTATGAGCCGGGCCTGGAAGAGCTGGTGCAGCGCAACGTCGAGGCCAGCCGCCTGCAGTTCACCAACGACATCGAAGCCAGCGTGGCCTTCGGCGACGTGCAGTTCATCGCCGTGGGCACGCCGCCCGGCGAGGACGGATCGGCCGACCTGCAATACGTGCTGGCCGCCGCCCGCAACATCGGCCGCCACATGGCGAACCGCAAGGTCATCGTCGACAAGTCCACCGTGCCCGTGGGCACCGCCGACAATGTGCGCGCGGCAGTGGCCGAGGTGCTGGCCGAGCGCGGCGTCGAGCTGCCTTTCGGCGTGGTCTCCAATCCCGAATTCCTGAAGGAAGGCTCGGCGGTCAAGGACTTCATGGGCCCCGAGCGCATCATCGTCGGCGCCGACAGCGATGAAGACGTCGCCGTGATGCGCCGCATCTACGGCCCCTTCCAGCGCACCCACGACCGCCTGATGGTCATGGACCTGCGCTCGGCGGAACTCACCAAGTACGCCGCCAACGCCATGCTGGCCACGCGCATCTCGTTCATGAACGAGATGGCGGGCCTGGCCGAAGCGCTGGGCGCGGACATCGAACACGTGCGCCGCGGCATCGGCGCCGACTCGCGCATCGGCTACCACTTCCTGTATCCCGGCGCGGGCTACGGCGGTTCGTGCTTCCCCAAGGACGTGCAGGCGCTGATCCGCACCGCCGACGAGTTCGGCCTGCCGATGCGCGTGGTGCATGCGGTGGAAGCCACCAACGTCGAGCAGAAGCGCGCACTGGCGCGCAAGGCCATCGCGCGCTTCGGCGAGGACCTGTCGGGCCGGACCTTCGCGCTGTGGGGCTTGGCCTTCAAGCCCAACACCGACGACATGCGCGAGGCGCCCAGTCTTGAGGTCATCGATGAGCTGACCCGTCGCGGCGCGCGTGTCTGCGCCCATGACCCGGTCGCCATGCACGAGGCCGGCAAGCTGCTGGCCGGCAATGATCGTGTCACGCTGGCCGACGACATGTATGCCGCGCTGGAGGGAGCAGATGCCCTCATCATCGTGACGGAATGGAAGGTCTTCCGCGCCCCTGACTTTGAGCGCGTCAAGCGCGCGCTGAAGACGCCGGTTATCTTCGATGGACGTAACCTGTATGATCCCGCCGATCTGCGCGATTTGGGCTTTGACTATGAGGGAATCGGTCGTCGCTGA
- the glmS gene encoding glutamine--fructose-6-phosphate transaminase (isomerizing), with product MCGIVGAVAQRDITPILVEGLKRLEYRGYDSCGVAVYLDGKLRRTRSTQRVSELASQIEQDKLNGFTGIAHTRWATHGAPLTHNAHPHFSAQGKDEPRIALVHNGIIENHDELRAELQAVGYVFESQTDTEVIAHLVNHLYQGDLFEAVQQAVRRLHGAYAIAVFCRDEPHRVVGARQGSPLVVGIGKHENFLASDALALAGTTDQIIYLEDGDVADLQLDRVWIVDADGREVSRKQNTVQVHTGAADLGPYRHFMQKEIFEQPRAVGDTLQDIEHITPELFGDGADKIFKEVDSLLILACGTSYYAGLTAKYWIESLAQIPVNVEIASEYRYRDSVPNPRSLVVTISQSGETADTLAALKHARDQGMQHTLTICNVSTSAMVRECALNFITRAGVEIGVASTKAFTTQLTGLFLLTLVLAKARGRLSAEDEAAHLKALRHLPAAIGSVVALEPQIIAWAERFANKENALFLGRGMHYPIALEGALKLKEISYIHAEAYPAGELKHGPLALVTDEMPVVTIAPNDALLEKLKSNIQEVRARGGEMYVFADADSKIASAEGLHVIRMPEHYGMLSPILHTVPLQLLSYHTACARGTDVDKPRNLAKSVTVE from the coding sequence ATGTGCGGCATCGTAGGCGCCGTCGCCCAGCGCGACATCACCCCCATCCTCGTCGAAGGCCTGAAGCGCCTGGAATACCGTGGCTATGACTCCTGCGGCGTGGCGGTCTACCTGGACGGCAAGCTGCGCCGCACGCGCAGCACGCAGCGCGTGTCGGAACTGGCCTCGCAGATCGAGCAGGACAAGCTGAACGGCTTCACCGGCATCGCCCACACCCGCTGGGCCACGCACGGCGCGCCGCTCACGCACAACGCCCACCCCCACTTCTCGGCACAGGGCAAGGACGAGCCGCGCATCGCGCTGGTCCACAACGGCATCATCGAGAACCACGACGAATTGCGCGCCGAGCTGCAAGCCGTTGGCTATGTGTTCGAAAGCCAGACCGACACCGAAGTCATCGCCCACCTGGTCAACCACCTGTACCAGGGCGACCTGTTCGAAGCCGTGCAGCAAGCCGTGCGCCGCCTGCATGGCGCCTATGCCATCGCCGTCTTCTGCCGCGACGAACCGCATCGCGTGGTCGGCGCCCGCCAGGGCTCGCCGCTGGTCGTGGGCATCGGCAAGCACGAGAACTTCCTGGCCTCGGACGCGCTGGCCCTGGCCGGCACCACCGACCAGATCATCTACCTGGAAGACGGCGACGTGGCCGACCTGCAGCTGGACCGCGTCTGGATCGTCGATGCCGACGGCCGCGAAGTGTCGCGCAAGCAGAACACCGTGCAGGTCCACACCGGCGCCGCCGACCTGGGCCCGTATCGCCACTTCATGCAGAAGGAAATCTTCGAGCAGCCGCGCGCCGTGGGCGACACGCTGCAGGACATCGAGCACATCACGCCCGAGCTCTTCGGCGATGGCGCCGACAAGATCTTCAAGGAAGTCGACTCGCTGCTGATCCTGGCTTGTGGCACCAGCTACTACGCCGGCCTGACCGCCAAGTACTGGATCGAATCGCTGGCCCAGATCCCCGTCAACGTCGAGATCGCCAGCGAATACCGCTATCGCGACAGCGTGCCCAACCCGCGCAGCCTGGTCGTCACCATCTCGCAGTCTGGCGAAACCGCCGACACGCTGGCCGCGCTGAAGCACGCTCGCGACCAGGGCATGCAGCACACGCTGACCATCTGCAACGTGTCCACCAGCGCCATGGTGCGCGAGTGCGCGCTGAACTTCATCACGCGCGCCGGTGTGGAAATCGGCGTGGCCTCCACCAAGGCCTTCACCACGCAGCTTACGGGGCTGTTCCTGCTGACGCTGGTGCTGGCCAAGGCACGCGGCCGCCTGTCCGCCGAGGACGAGGCCGCGCACCTGAAGGCGCTGCGCCACCTGCCCGCGGCCATCGGTTCGGTGGTGGCCCTGGAACCGCAGATCATCGCCTGGGCCGAGCGCTTCGCCAACAAGGAGAACGCCCTGTTCCTGGGCCGTGGCATGCACTATCCCATCGCCCTGGAGGGCGCGCTGAAGCTGAAGGAAATCAGCTACATCCACGCCGAGGCCTATCCGGCCGGCGAACTGAAGCACGGCCCGCTGGCGCTGGTCACGGACGAAATGCCCGTGGTCACCATCGCGCCGAACGACGCGCTGCTGGAGAAGCTGAAGTCCAACATCCAGGAAGTGCGCGCGCGCGGCGGCGAAATGTATGTGTTCGCCGACGCCGACAGCAAGATCGCCAGCGCCGAAGGGCTGCACGTGATCCGCATGCCCGAGCATTACGGCATGCTGTCTCCGATCCTGCACACGGTGCCGCTGCAGCTGCTGTCGTATCACACGGCTTGCGCGCGCGGGACGGACGTGGACAAGCCGCGGAATCTGGCGAAGAGCGTGACGGTGGAGTGA
- a CDS encoding glycosyltransferase family 4 protein, with translation MKILQLNFEKGWRGGERQTLYCMLAFRAAGHEVELLAREGGPMAERARAEGFTVHTARNVPGQLAYLATRGRRHDVIHAQTANTVTWAVLTKRLHGALVVFSRRTSFVVKPGEEWKTGAKWRRVDVMATVSDMAAAEPRRLGLSPVVIRSAVEPRAIDQANVDALVQEYQLQGKKVLATSAALIQDKDPLTLIRAVARLAKTRDDFVFLHFGGGGHREQAARDLVDELGLAGTYQLCGFRRGVEDFYSIMDVFVMSSEEEALGSSVLDAFLLRVPVVSTAAGGLAESLADGRGVLCPVGDDAALADGMARLLDDAALRAEVTEKAHAYVRSEHDVTEMGRRYLEQMTQGLARRGR, from the coding sequence ATGAAAATCCTTCAACTCAACTTCGAGAAAGGCTGGCGCGGCGGTGAGCGCCAGACGCTCTATTGCATGCTGGCCTTCCGGGCGGCGGGCCACGAGGTCGAGCTGCTGGCGCGCGAAGGCGGGCCCATGGCCGAACGCGCGCGCGCCGAGGGCTTCACCGTCCACACCGCGCGCAACGTGCCTGGCCAGCTGGCTTACCTTGCCACGCGCGGCCGGCGCCACGACGTGATCCACGCGCAGACCGCCAATACGGTGACCTGGGCCGTGCTGACCAAGCGCCTGCATGGCGCGCTGGTGGTGTTCTCGCGCCGCACGTCCTTCGTGGTGAAGCCGGGCGAGGAATGGAAGACAGGCGCCAAGTGGCGCCGTGTCGATGTGATGGCCACGGTCAGCGACATGGCGGCCGCCGAGCCGCGCCGCCTGGGCCTGTCGCCCGTGGTGATCCGCAGCGCGGTCGAGCCGCGCGCCATCGACCAGGCCAACGTCGATGCGCTGGTGCAGGAATACCAGTTGCAGGGCAAGAAGGTGCTGGCGACCTCTGCGGCGCTCATCCAGGACAAGGATCCGCTGACGCTCATCCGCGCCGTGGCGCGCCTGGCGAAGACGCGAGACGATTTCGTGTTCCTGCATTTTGGCGGCGGCGGTCATCGCGAGCAGGCGGCGCGCGACCTGGTCGATGAACTCGGCTTGGCAGGCACCTATCAGCTGTGCGGCTTCCGGCGTGGCGTCGAGGACTTCTACAGCATCATGGACGTCTTCGTCATGAGTTCGGAAGAAGAGGCGCTGGGCAGCAGCGTGCTGGATGCCTTCCTGTTGCGCGTGCCGGTCGTGTCGACGGCGGCGGGCGGCTTGGCGGAATCCCTGGCCGACGGTCGTGGCGTGCTGTGCCCCGTGGGTGACGATGCGGCCCTGGCCGATGGCATGGCGCGCCTGCTGGACGATGCGGCGCTGCGTGCCGAGGTCACCGAAAAGGCCCATGCCTATGTCCGCAGCGAGCACGACGTCACGGAAATGGGCCGGCGCTATCTGGAACAGATGACGCAGGGCCTGGCGCGGCGCGGGCGCTGA
- a CDS encoding Lrp/AsnC family transcriptional regulator, whose translation MQESPSELPELDDLDRRILAQLQEDSALTNQDLAARVHASPPTCLRRVRRLTELGVIERQVAILDPRKLGSTLTAIVEVTLDNQAAESLDAFERQMCKEAAVLQCYRVSPGPDFLLVAQVRDMPAYHALVHRAFTAQANVRNVRTFFSVHRAKFDTRIAVD comes from the coding sequence ATGCAAGAAAGCCCGTCCGAGCTGCCGGAACTGGATGATCTGGACCGCCGCATCCTGGCGCAACTGCAGGAAGACAGCGCGCTGACCAACCAGGACCTGGCCGCGCGGGTGCATGCATCGCCGCCCACCTGCCTGCGGCGGGTGCGCCGGCTGACCGAGCTGGGCGTCATCGAACGCCAGGTGGCCATCCTGGATCCGCGCAAGCTGGGCAGCACCCTGACCGCCATCGTGGAGGTCACGCTGGACAACCAGGCCGCCGAAAGCCTGGACGCCTTCGAACGGCAGATGTGCAAGGAAGCTGCCGTGCTGCAGTGCTACCGCGTGTCGCCCGGCCCCGACTTCCTGCTGGTGGCGCAGGTGCGCGACATGCCGGCCTATCACGCACTGGTGCACCGGGCCTTCACCGCCCAGGCCAATGTGCGCAACGTGCGCACCTTCTTCTCGGTGCATCGCGCCAAGTTCGATACCCGTATCGCGGTGGACTGA
- a CDS encoding glycosyltransferase family 9 protein gives MSGLGGLSSCRVLLVCQDNLGDLVFASAIANALRAGATVDVLARPDTATVARFMPGTNQVHAVPAVLAINPLVRRGRLRAFLAARRVLKATGYDVAILVGKNWRLGWLAKLAGIPVRVGYAYPKLKRFLTHVAPLPSRQQPVVPALMTLLDALGETERSAHYVLDPAKVQAAREQAAIDVAQLHGKTRPWVGLHAFAGSPTRCLPLEVWRSFAQVLSDAGKQVVWFGVSKELQRLRDLNAPGLYGDVLGDGSLDSTIGLLAHCEAYAGHDSGVLHIASACGLRTLGVFAPGEPARTFAQGPGGGETLHRVSPAEIDLQTLVRAFSDCFPALTLADQPFPVSPPTTPPL, from the coding sequence ATGAGCGGCCTGGGCGGACTTTCCTCGTGCCGTGTCCTTCTGGTCTGCCAGGACAATCTGGGCGACCTGGTCTTTGCGTCCGCCATCGCGAATGCGCTGCGCGCTGGCGCTACCGTGGATGTGCTGGCACGGCCAGATACCGCCACGGTGGCGCGATTCATGCCAGGTACGAATCAGGTGCACGCCGTGCCGGCTGTCCTGGCCATCAACCCGCTTGTGCGCCGGGGGCGCCTGCGCGCGTTTCTCGCTGCCCGTCGAGTATTGAAGGCCACGGGCTACGACGTGGCGATTCTCGTCGGCAAGAACTGGCGCCTGGGCTGGCTGGCGAAGCTGGCCGGGATTCCGGTGCGTGTTGGCTATGCCTATCCAAAGCTCAAGAGATTCCTGACGCATGTGGCGCCGCTGCCCAGCCGGCAACAGCCGGTGGTGCCTGCCTTGATGACGCTGCTCGATGCACTGGGCGAGACAGAAAGATCGGCGCATTACGTGCTCGATCCAGCCAAAGTCCAGGCCGCTCGTGAGCAGGCAGCCATCGATGTCGCGCAGTTGCATGGCAAGACGCGACCCTGGGTGGGCTTGCACGCCTTCGCAGGCAGCCCCACGCGCTGCCTGCCCTTGGAGGTGTGGCGTTCGTTCGCGCAGGTCTTGTCAGACGCTGGCAAGCAGGTGGTGTGGTTTGGCGTATCCAAAGAGTTGCAGCGCCTGCGTGATCTGAATGCGCCTGGCTTGTATGGCGATGTCTTGGGCGACGGTTCATTGGACAGCACGATCGGACTGCTGGCGCATTGCGAGGCCTATGCGGGCCATGATTCCGGCGTGCTGCATATCGCGTCTGCTTGCGGCTTGCGCACATTGGGTGTCTTCGCGCCGGGGGAGCCGGCGCGAACCTTCGCCCAAGGGCCCGGAGGCGGCGAAACCTTGCACCGGGTCTCTCCGGCGGAGATCGATCTGCAGACGTTGGTCCGCGCGTTCTCTGATTGTTTTCCGGCGCTGACGCTGGCGGATCAGCCTTTTCCCGTGTCGCCCCCGACTACGCCACCCCTATGA
- a CDS encoding porin has protein sequence MRIRQCCAVVALAALSAPAAAQTAAPSTGAVTLYGVLDLSMTGTHRDEEGSSLALQSGVQSGSRWGLRGHEDLGGGWRARFQLESGVVANTGRSAQGSRLFGRAAWLGIDSPLGDLRLGRQTSVSSAVLADFDPFLASYLVTGAQTSLQPFNANRNDNTLAYWTPSAGGWRAGVDYSFDQNEPRAGSATRSKVMSAALVHEGAAHAVTLTVERADWGPGSPHDLGMQAADGSAKPYAVSLAARGKIDDLTLYGAWSLMRHGSTVPAIQWPGQSVYYPGSTVHGVMLGGAWRVGAGSVLASWQASLPRDGGALARQDATHNQQVLSVGYAHDLSRRTNVYAVLGHMIGAWHDAGWRETQYAVGLRHRY, from the coding sequence ATGCGGATCAGGCAATGTTGCGCCGTGGTGGCGCTGGCTGCGCTGTCCGCGCCCGCCGCCGCGCAGACCGCGGCGCCCAGCACCGGCGCCGTCACCCTCTATGGCGTGCTGGATCTCAGCATGACGGGCACGCACCGCGATGAGGAGGGCTCGTCGCTGGCCCTGCAATCCGGCGTGCAGTCGGGCTCGCGCTGGGGCCTGCGCGGCCACGAAGACCTGGGCGGCGGCTGGCGCGCCCGCTTCCAGCTGGAAAGCGGCGTGGTCGCCAACACGGGCCGCTCCGCGCAAGGCAGCCGGCTTTTCGGGCGCGCCGCGTGGCTGGGCATCGACAGCCCCCTGGGTGATCTGCGCCTGGGCCGCCAGACCTCGGTGTCGTCCGCCGTGCTGGCCGACTTCGATCCTTTCCTGGCCTCCTACCTGGTCACGGGCGCGCAGACCTCGCTGCAACCCTTCAACGCCAATCGCAACGACAACACGCTGGCCTACTGGACGCCGTCCGCCGGCGGCTGGCGCGCGGGCGTGGACTACAGCTTCGACCAGAATGAACCGCGCGCGGGCAGTGCCACGCGCAGCAAGGTGATGAGCGCGGCGCTGGTGCACGAAGGCGCCGCGCACGCGGTGACGCTGACGGTGGAGCGCGCGGACTGGGGACCGGGCTCGCCGCATGACCTGGGCATGCAGGCCGCGGACGGCAGCGCCAAGCCCTATGCGGTGTCGTTGGCGGCACGCGGCAAGATCGATGACCTGACGCTGTATGGCGCGTGGTCGCTCATGCGCCACGGCTCGACCGTGCCCGCCATCCAATGGCCCGGCCAATCCGTGTACTACCCGGGTTCCACCGTGCACGGCGTGATGCTGGGCGGTGCGTGGCGGGTGGGCGCGGGATCGGTGCTGGCTTCATGGCAGGCCAGCCTGCCGCGGGACGGCGGCGCGCTGGCGCGGCAGGATGCCACGCACAACCAGCAGGTGCTGTCAGTGGGCTATGCCCATGATCTGTCCAGGCGCACGAATGTGTATGCGGTGCTGGGGCACATGATCGGCGCCTGGCACGACGCCGGCTGGCGCGAGACGCAGTATGCGGTGGGGCTGCGCCACCGGTACTGA
- a CDS encoding O-antigen ligase family protein, translating to MNFLFRFLAFPQSEHDLSDTAPGRFWLWVFLLLFSCISFVGLVLVKAESWAWTALSLLGLLVLLGRRGQGLGVSKSLRAWVIVCLLWCVAALSSWAANGFLVSQGRELDTPYLKFLLVPFIVFGLAPFWQGNAQRIANKLWVCYIVGAILCFATAYAQVHGWLDAWLVGEGIGRAGGAVNPIYFGNISLLLGLLGLLSGLKLARRHGALGWGLLGWFALLCGLLASLLSMSRGGWVALPFLLLIVVASAWARRQKGRLIGIVGVFLAGILVAQALMPGDVLRHRVGLAYTALLSFDPNASQDSVGYRLRMWKHALDVTVEHPLFGAGPGSYVFEAEGVDSPRFRHAHSDYFNAAANLGLLGLLALLFSYAYPAWRFFRLSRSVEPWRAEIALGGLLVVTGYAIFSLTDVMFYRSIGTVFYLGTVTLLLALAEPGQEATRTERIGP from the coding sequence ATGAATTTTCTCTTTCGTTTCCTTGCTTTCCCCCAAAGTGAACACGATCTGTCGGACACGGCGCCGGGAAGGTTTTGGTTGTGGGTTTTCCTGCTTCTTTTCTCCTGTATCAGTTTCGTCGGGCTGGTGCTGGTCAAAGCTGAATCCTGGGCCTGGACTGCACTGAGCCTGCTGGGCTTGCTTGTCTTGCTGGGAAGGCGCGGGCAAGGGCTAGGGGTGTCCAAGTCGCTGCGCGCCTGGGTCATCGTTTGCTTGCTATGGTGTGTCGCGGCATTGAGCTCTTGGGCCGCGAATGGTTTTCTCGTGTCGCAGGGCCGCGAGCTGGATACGCCTTACCTGAAGTTCCTCCTGGTGCCGTTCATCGTCTTCGGGCTTGCGCCGTTCTGGCAAGGCAACGCACAGCGCATCGCGAACAAGCTTTGGGTTTGCTACATCGTCGGTGCGATCCTGTGCTTTGCGACGGCGTATGCCCAGGTCCATGGCTGGCTGGATGCGTGGCTAGTGGGTGAGGGCATTGGCCGTGCAGGTGGCGCCGTCAATCCCATCTACTTCGGCAATATTTCATTGTTGCTCGGCCTCCTTGGCCTGCTGAGTGGGTTGAAGCTTGCGCGGCGCCACGGCGCCTTGGGTTGGGGCCTCCTGGGATGGTTCGCACTGCTGTGCGGCCTGCTGGCCAGCCTCTTGTCGATGTCGCGAGGGGGGTGGGTCGCGCTGCCCTTCCTGCTGCTCATCGTCGTGGCATCGGCGTGGGCCCGGCGGCAGAAGGGGCGTTTGATCGGGATCGTGGGGGTATTCCTCGCGGGCATCCTGGTGGCGCAGGCACTCATGCCTGGCGATGTGCTGCGACATCGTGTCGGCCTGGCCTATACCGCCCTGTTGTCTTTTGATCCGAACGCCAGCCAGGACTCCGTGGGATATCGCCTGCGCATGTGGAAGCATGCGCTGGACGTCACTGTCGAGCATCCGCTGTTCGGCGCGGGGCCCGGCAGCTATGTGTTCGAGGCCGAGGGAGTCGATTCGCCACGATTCCGGCATGCGCACAGCGATTATTTCAATGCCGCCGCCAATCTTGGCCTGTTGGGCCTGCTGGCGTTGTTGTTCTCATACGCTTATCCGGCCTGGCGGTTTTTCCGGCTGTCCCGCAGCGTCGAGCCGTGGCGTGCCGAGATAGCGCTCGGAGGCCTGCTTGTGGTGACAGGCTATGCGATTTTCTCGCTGACGGATGTCATGTTCTATCGCTCCATCGGCACGGTGTTTTATCTTGGGACGGTCACCTTGCTGCTGGCGCTTGCCGAGCCGGGCCAGGAAGCCACAAGAACGGAACGCATCGGCCCATGA